CTGCGCCACGGGCAGGCGGCGCGCCCGGTATCGCGGGGGGCTTTCATGTTCGCGACCGGTCTGATCTCGTTTCTCGTCCTGACACTGGCGCAGGTCCCCCCGCTTTCCGGCATTCCGGACCTCAGCACCCACAAGGAAATCAAGGTCGAGGTCGAGATCAAGGCATCGGCCGACACCGTCTGGCGGATCCTGACCAACTTCCCCGCGTACGATATCTGGAACCCCTACATCTATCCGGCCTCGGGCGACCCCATCGCCGGCCACCAGCTTAATCTGACCCTCCGGGGGGGCACCGTCATCCACTTTCACCCTACCGTGCTCGTGGCCAAACCGAACCAAGAAATCAGCTGGGGCGGGAAGATCCCTCTGGGGGCGCTCGAGCGCGTGGTGACCTTTGACATCACCGAGCTCGAACCGCACCGGGTACGCCTGACGGCCGTCGAGCGGTT
The sequence above is drawn from the bacterium genome and encodes:
- a CDS encoding SRPBCC domain-containing protein: MFATGLISFLVLTLAQVPPLSGIPDLSTHKEIKVEVEIKASADTVWRILTNFPAYDIWNPYIYPASGDPIAGHQLNLTLRGGTVIHFHPTVLVAKPNQEISWGGKIPLGALERVVTFDITELEPHRVRLTAVERFRGIALPLASGVTGDAATGLKVMTKALRDRAELLDYVPSSSTPVVPHR